The bacterium genome has a window encoding:
- a CDS encoding type IV toxin-antitoxin system AbiEi family antitoxin domain-containing protein: MAKRPEDLFRSHGGQLRMSEALRLGLSRYRLYKLRDEGVIERVSRGIYRLVDLPPIGNPDLVTVGLRIPNGVVCLVSALAFHGMTTQIPHEVSVAVRRGSRAPRLDHPPVRTYFFGAEAHAAGVETHRLDGAPVRIYGPEKTLADCVKFRNRIGMDVVQEALKAYRARRRPDFDAVMRFARICRVDRVIRPYLEALM, from the coding sequence ATGGCCAAACGACCGGAGGATCTCTTCAGGAGTCACGGCGGGCAACTGCGTATGAGCGAAGCCCTTAGGCTCGGGCTGAGCCGCTACCGGCTCTACAAACTGCGGGACGAGGGCGTGATCGAGCGGGTGAGCCGCGGGATCTACCGCCTCGTGGACCTCCCCCCGATCGGCAATCCCGACCTGGTGACCGTCGGACTGCGGATCCCGAACGGGGTGGTGTGCCTGGTCTCGGCGCTCGCGTTCCACGGAATGACCACGCAGATCCCCCACGAGGTCTCCGTCGCCGTGCGGCGGGGGAGCCGCGCGCCCCGGCTGGATCATCCGCCGGTGCGGACTTACTTCTTCGGCGCCGAGGCTCATGCGGCGGGCGTCGAGACGCACCGGCTCGACGGGGCGCCGGTCAGGATCTACGGCCCCGAGAAGACCCTGGCCGACTGCGTCAAGTTCCGTAACCGGATCGGCATGGACGTCGTCCAGGAGGCGCTCAAGGCCTACCGGGCGCGACGCCGGCCCGACTTCGACGCCGTCATGCGCTTCGCCCGGATCTGCCGGGTCGATCGCGTGATCCGGCCCTACCTGGAGGCCCTGATGTGA
- a CDS encoding IS3 family transposase — protein sequence MIKLIFGFLTSLLRTRHDLHLENLALRQQILVLERTTPRPAFTALDRLFWVALSRIWSDWHKPLRLVKPETVIAWHRRLWRAWWRRKSRPGDPERPRIPWELIELIRRISRENPTWGAPRIHGELLMLGYDVSEATVARYMITRKGRPTQNWKTFLKNHLDQTVAIDFLTVPTVMFRTLYVFVVLSLDRRRIIHINVTYNPTAGWTALQLFQAFPFETAPRFLIRDRDGIYGYEVERAVKELWSRVVYDPSGSDILHPVDEHDSLDHFPKQRITAELPPPFL from the coding sequence ATGATCAAACTCATCTTCGGCTTCCTGACATCCCTGCTGCGCACCCGCCACGACCTGCACCTGGAGAACCTCGCCCTGCGCCAGCAGATCCTGGTCCTAGAGCGCACCACCCCCAGACCCGCCTTCACCGCCCTGGACCGCCTGTTCTGGGTCGCGCTGAGTCGGATCTGGTCCGACTGGCACAAACCGCTGCGCCTGGTCAAGCCCGAGACGGTCATCGCCTGGCACCGCAGGCTGTGGCGGGCGTGGTGGCGGCGGAAGTCGCGGCCCGGCGACCCGGAACGCCCCCGCATCCCCTGGGAGCTGATCGAGCTGATCCGCCGCATCTCGCGGGAAAACCCGACCTGGGGCGCGCCGCGCATCCACGGCGAGCTGCTCATGCTCGGCTACGACGTGAGCGAGGCGACCGTCGCGCGGTACATGATCACTCGCAAGGGGCGACCGACGCAGAACTGGAAGACATTCCTGAAGAACCACCTCGACCAGACAGTTGCCATCGACTTCCTGACCGTGCCGACGGTCATGTTCCGCACGCTCTACGTGTTCGTGGTGCTGTCGCTGGATCGGCGGCGGATCATACACATCAATGTCACATACAACCCGACCGCCGGGTGGACGGCGTTGCAGCTCTTTCAAGCATTTCCGTTCGAAACGGCGCCGCGGTTCCTGATTCGCGACCGGGACGGGATCTACGGGTACGAGGTGGAACGGGCGGTCAAGGAGTTATGGTCAAGAGTTGTGTATGACCCCTCAGGCAGCGACATCCTCCACCCCGTCGATGAACACGATTCCCTCGACCACTTTCCCAAGCAACGCATAACCGCTGAGCTTCCTCCACCTTTTCTG